One genomic segment of Chitinophaga sancti includes these proteins:
- a CDS encoding S1/P1 nuclease, giving the protein MLKKLYLLGLGLILPLIPLSVFAWGVTGHRIVAEIAYRHLTPKALKAVQAILGKESMAMVSTWPDYIKSDTTHTYDHRYTWHFVDFPAHIDKAGMEAALKTVKKENLYDETEALIRELKSRKGTKEEQWLAMTYLIHMIGDMHQPLHVGRDEDQGGNKIQVIWFGNQSNLHRVWDEQLIDFQQLSYTEYTAALDTADAGQIKMMQSGSVKDWLYESNQMADKIYDKTPAGEKLSYKYNYLFVKDLNSQLLKGGLRLAAILNEIYK; this is encoded by the coding sequence ATGCTTAAGAAGTTATACCTGCTTGGTCTGGGACTGATATTACCGCTCATACCACTATCTGTTTTTGCCTGGGGCGTGACAGGACACCGCATTGTTGCTGAGATTGCTTACAGACACCTTACACCCAAAGCGTTAAAAGCCGTTCAGGCCATTCTTGGAAAAGAAAGTATGGCGATGGTATCTACATGGCCGGATTACATCAAGAGCGATACGACTCACACTTATGATCATCGTTATACCTGGCACTTTGTTGATTTTCCTGCACATATAGATAAAGCAGGAATGGAAGCGGCTTTAAAGACAGTGAAGAAAGAGAATCTGTATGATGAGACAGAAGCATTGATCAGAGAATTGAAGTCCCGTAAAGGTACTAAAGAGGAACAGTGGCTGGCGATGACTTACCTGATACATATGATTGGAGATATGCATCAGCCTTTGCATGTGGGTCGTGATGAAGATCAGGGTGGTAATAAGATTCAGGTGATATGGTTTGGTAATCAGTCTAACTTACATAGAGTGTGGGATGAGCAGCTGATAGATTTTCAACAGCTGAGTTATACAGAATATACAGCGGCCCTGGATACGGCAGATGCAGGACAGATAAAGATGATGCAAAGTGGTAGTGTGAAGGATTGGTTGTATGAGTCTAATCAGATGGCGGATAAAATTTATGATAAGACGCCGGCAGGGGAGAAGTTGAGTTATAAGTATAATTATCTTTTTGTGAAGGATCTGAATAGCCAGTTGTTGAAAGGAGGGTTAAGACTGGCAGCTATCTTAAACGAAATTTATAAATAG
- a CDS encoding PfkB family carbohydrate kinase: MSLTVVGTMAFDDIETPFGKSGRIVGGSATYIAWAASNFVQPINQVSVIGGDFPEAELESLKAKGVALEGVQVKKDEKSFYWSGKYHMDMNTRDTLITELNVLAEFSPVIPDSFQGGEFLILGNLTPQVQMSVIRQMKTRPKLIVMDTMNFWMEVALDDLKKVLKEVDVLLVNDGEARQLSGEYSLVKAARKILTMGPRYLIIKKGEHGALLFHENHVFFAPALPLEDVYDPTGAGDTFAGGFIGHLARTKDISFENMKTAIIVGSAMASFCVEKFGADRLKTITQEDISARLDQFVELVNFDIDLV; this comes from the coding sequence ATGTCGCTCACAGTTGTAGGCACTATGGCATTTGACGATATAGAAACCCCATTTGGAAAGTCGGGAAGAATAGTAGGTGGTTCCGCTACCTATATTGCATGGGCTGCATCCAATTTCGTACAACCTATTAACCAGGTATCTGTAATAGGCGGGGATTTTCCTGAAGCAGAACTGGAATCCCTGAAGGCCAAGGGCGTAGCACTGGAAGGTGTTCAGGTAAAGAAGGATGAGAAATCATTCTACTGGTCCGGTAAGTATCATATGGATATGAATACCCGCGATACCCTGATCACTGAGTTGAATGTACTGGCTGAGTTCAGCCCTGTGATTCCAGATAGCTTCCAGGGTGGTGAGTTCCTGATATTAGGTAACCTTACACCACAGGTACAGATGTCTGTGATCAGGCAAATGAAGACCAGACCTAAGTTGATCGTAATGGATACAATGAACTTCTGGATGGAAGTGGCGCTGGATGATCTGAAAAAAGTACTGAAAGAAGTAGATGTGCTGCTGGTAAATGATGGAGAAGCTCGTCAGCTGTCTGGTGAATATTCATTGGTTAAAGCGGCGCGTAAGATCCTGACAATGGGTCCCCGTTACCTGATTATCAAGAAGGGTGAGCATGGTGCGCTGTTGTTCCATGAGAACCATGTATTCTTTGCACCAGCATTACCATTGGAAGATGTATACGATCCAACCGGTGCCGGCGATACATTTGCAGGTGGTTTCATTGGCCACTTAGCAAGAACAAAAGATATCTCTTTTGAAAATATGAAGACTGCTATTATTGTTGGTTCTGCAATGGCTTCTTTCTGTGTGGAGAAGTTTGGTGCGGATCGTTTGAAGACAATTACGCAGGAAGATATTTCAGCGAGACTGGATCAGTTTGTAGAGTTAGTGAATTTCGATATTGATTTAGTATAG
- a CDS encoding MATE family efflux transporter — translation MQQVADNRLRRIFRLFISAVSGTETEFTTGSINRAIFLLSVPMILEMVMESLLAVVDIFFVSKLGTHAITTVGLTESILTLVYTIAFGMSMAATAVVARRTGEKDPDAAAHSAVQSLYIAVGFSVLISILGVVFARDLLTLMGAPAEVVEHGNIYTRMIMGSNLVIVLLFLINGIFRGVGDAAMAMRSLWIANIVNIILCPLFINGLGPIPAMGLMGAALAICIGRGVGVVYQLYNLIGGKGLIKISAHHLKPDFPLIGRLLKIAMGSTAQLLINTTSWIFLVRLIARFGEEAVAGYTVAIRVVIFTLLPASGMANAAAALVGQNLGAGQPDRAERSVWRAAFFNMVFLGGVSLFFILAAKPIILLFTKEAAVVAYGAQTLQVVSLGYIFYAYGMVLSQAFNGAGDTRTPTIINIFGFWMLQMPLAWVLSVYLDWGPTGVFTAIAAAESVMAIASIIIFRKGWWKRVKV, via the coding sequence ATGCAGCAGGTAGCTGACAATCGTCTGCGCAGGATATTCCGGTTATTTATATCGGCAGTATCCGGCACAGAGACTGAGTTTACGACCGGTAGTATTAACCGGGCCATCTTTTTATTATCGGTACCCATGATACTGGAAATGGTGATGGAATCATTATTGGCAGTAGTAGATATATTTTTTGTGAGCAAGCTGGGTACCCATGCTATCACAACAGTAGGATTAACTGAATCTATATTGACGCTGGTATACACCATTGCGTTCGGGATGAGTATGGCGGCCACGGCAGTGGTGGCGCGGCGCACAGGTGAAAAGGATCCGGATGCGGCAGCGCATAGTGCGGTGCAGTCATTGTATATCGCTGTGGGATTTTCGGTGCTGATCAGCATATTGGGTGTCGTATTTGCCCGCGATCTGCTTACGCTGATGGGGGCTCCTGCTGAGGTGGTAGAGCATGGGAATATCTATACCCGTATGATCATGGGTAGCAACCTGGTGATCGTATTGTTGTTCCTCATCAATGGTATATTCAGAGGTGTGGGCGATGCCGCTATGGCAATGCGTTCTCTCTGGATCGCGAATATTGTGAACATCATTTTATGTCCTTTATTCATCAATGGTTTGGGCCCAATACCTGCCATGGGATTGATGGGTGCAGCACTGGCCATTTGCATAGGCCGTGGTGTGGGCGTAGTGTATCAACTGTATAATCTTATTGGTGGCAAAGGATTGATAAAAATATCTGCGCATCATTTAAAGCCTGATTTCCCTTTGATCGGCAGGTTGTTGAAGATTGCCATGGGTAGCACAGCCCAGTTGCTCATTAATACGACCAGCTGGATCTTCCTTGTACGCCTGATTGCGCGCTTTGGGGAAGAGGCAGTGGCAGGGTATACTGTAGCGATCAGAGTGGTAATATTCACACTGTTGCCAGCTAGTGGCATGGCCAATGCGGCGGCAGCACTGGTGGGTCAGAACCTCGGTGCAGGACAGCCTGACAGGGCAGAACGTTCTGTGTGGAGAGCGGCATTTTTCAATATGGTCTTTTTGGGTGGTGTATCGCTCTTCTTCATACTGGCAGCGAAGCCCATCATCCTGTTGTTCACGAAGGAAGCTGCGGTGGTGGCTTATGGTGCACAGACATTGCAGGTAGTAAGTCTGGGTTATATCTTTTATGCTTATGGCATGGTATTGTCGCAGGCATTTAATGGAGCCGGCGATACCCGCACTCCTACTATCATCAATATATTTGGTTTCTGGATGTTGCAGATGCCGCTGGCTTGGGTATTGTCAGTATATCTGGACTGGGGGCCTACCGGGGTTTTCACGGCTATAGCAGCCGCAGAATCCGTGATGGCCATAGCATCAATCATCATATTCAGAAAAGGATGGTGGAAGCGGGTAAAAGTTTAA
- a CDS encoding OmpA family protein, protein MKKIAHYWLAIVCCLFSVHSLKAQYVYDYKRTGDVYYEAKDYYSAAQYYNRALGTFKINANEVLPYQAGKKGKDIGKIKDYETVKYRLAESYRMYNDFGNAEKYYEEVVSYNNNELFPLARFWYGVCLRANGKYPEAIEQFKQFKDKYTKVDEISARVALETASCEFAISEASRTPGYIITKLNGDVNVGGANYAPALLGKNVLLYTSSRPDTTILEKKKKENPYINTLFQADGKDASFSNSRPLAIPEVKGIDQGVAAISPDGNTIYLTRWTNKNGVKAAAIYSSTRSGSTWSEPKALGPNVNVDGYSSMQPFVTADGKYLLFASNRPGGMGKNDLWYSMLDKSNPGAARNMGTGINTRDEEQAPFYDGDRHMLIFSSDGRVGLGGLDFYSSEGDFSSWAVPKNLGAPLNSPKDDIYYATSDWSHPMNGGYISSDRESVCCLELFNIKRISKSIHGMVMDCDNNLPLSGAKITLIDTIQQKVLQQVTLDETGRYRFEVEPKMNYKIMAEKENYFSKAIFVNTDQLEKVDSMESPTICLKHYEIGKPIILKDIYYDFDKATLRPQSLIVLDTVVSIMLDNPNIIIEMSAHTDGKGKDDYNIKLSQRRAQSCVDYLISRGIPSSRMIAKGYGKTRPIAPNTLPNGKDNPEGRQLNRRTEFKVLRVTQLSQ, encoded by the coding sequence ATGAAAAAAATTGCACACTATTGGCTGGCCATCGTTTGCTGCTTATTTTCGGTTCACTCTCTAAAGGCACAGTACGTTTACGATTATAAGCGGACAGGCGATGTGTATTACGAAGCCAAAGACTATTATTCTGCTGCGCAGTATTACAACAGAGCACTGGGTACATTCAAGATAAATGCGAATGAAGTGCTGCCCTACCAGGCTGGCAAAAAAGGAAAAGATATAGGTAAGATCAAAGATTATGAAACTGTGAAGTATAGATTGGCAGAGTCTTACCGCATGTATAACGATTTTGGGAATGCAGAGAAGTATTATGAAGAGGTAGTGAGCTATAACAACAATGAATTGTTTCCACTGGCCCGCTTCTGGTATGGCGTATGTTTGCGTGCAAATGGTAAGTATCCAGAAGCTATTGAACAATTCAAACAGTTTAAGGACAAGTATACCAAGGTAGATGAGATAAGTGCGCGGGTAGCGCTGGAAACTGCCAGCTGCGAATTTGCGATCTCTGAAGCCAGCCGTACACCAGGTTACATCATTACAAAACTGAATGGCGATGTAAACGTAGGAGGTGCTAACTACGCTCCTGCCCTGCTGGGGAAAAATGTGCTGCTGTATACTTCTTCCCGCCCTGATACGACAATACTGGAAAAAAAGAAAAAAGAAAATCCTTATATCAACACCTTATTTCAGGCCGATGGAAAGGATGCCTCCTTCAGCAATAGCCGCCCCCTGGCCATACCTGAAGTAAAGGGTATAGATCAGGGTGTAGCTGCGATCTCGCCTGATGGAAATACCATTTACCTGACCCGCTGGACAAATAAAAACGGGGTAAAAGCAGCTGCTATTTATTCAAGTACCCGTAGCGGCAGCACATGGTCAGAGCCAAAGGCATTAGGTCCAAACGTAAACGTAGATGGCTATAGCTCTATGCAGCCATTTGTAACTGCGGATGGGAAGTACCTGTTGTTTGCTTCCAACAGACCCGGTGGTATGGGTAAGAATGACCTGTGGTATAGCATGCTGGATAAAAGTAACCCGGGTGCTGCCAGAAACATGGGTACTGGTATCAATACCCGCGATGAAGAACAGGCACCATTTTATGATGGCGACAGGCATATGCTGATCTTTAGTTCCGATGGCCGTGTGGGGCTGGGTGGACTGGATTTCTATTCCAGCGAGGGGGATTTCAGCAGTTGGGCAGTTCCTAAAAACTTAGGTGCACCACTGAACTCTCCCAAAGATGATATCTATTACGCAACGTCTGACTGGTCACACCCTATGAATGGTGGCTACATCAGCTCTGACAGAGAATCCGTATGTTGCCTGGAATTGTTCAACATAAAGAGGATTTCAAAGTCAATACATGGTATGGTCATGGATTGTGATAACAACCTGCCATTATCTGGTGCAAAGATCACCCTGATTGATACCATTCAGCAAAAAGTACTACAACAGGTAACACTGGATGAAACTGGCCGTTACCGTTTTGAAGTAGAACCTAAAATGAATTATAAGATCATGGCGGAGAAAGAAAATTACTTCTCCAAAGCGATCTTTGTCAATACAGACCAGCTGGAGAAAGTGGATTCCATGGAGAGCCCTACCATCTGTCTGAAACATTATGAAATAGGTAAGCCAATTATCCTGAAAGATATCTATTACGACTTTGACAAAGCAACCCTCCGTCCGCAATCACTGATTGTACTTGATACAGTAGTTTCTATTATGCTGGATAATCCTAATATTATCATCGAAATGAGCGCTCACACAGATGGTAAGGGTAAGGATGATTATAACATAAAATTATCTCAGCGCCGGGCACAATCCTGTGTTGATTACCTGATCAGCAGAGGCATCCCATCATCCCGTATGATTGCGAAAGGTTATGGTAAAACCAGGCCGATTGCACCGAATACCCTGCCTAATGGTAAGGATAATCCGGAGGGAAGACAGCTGAACAGAAGAACAGAGTTCAAGGTGTTGCGCGTAACCCAGTTATCGCAATAG
- a CDS encoding PorP/SprF family type IX secretion system membrane protein, whose translation MKNKNILAIALMAAAAFLPGISRAQVDPHFSQYYAYPLWLNPALTGVIDGDYRASANYRNQWVNIGQPFSTMGFSFDAAAANNVGIGINVTNMKAGDAGYNYFNGMASFSYRGVRFGATGTSQLVFGVQAGMINRRIDPSKWQLGSQYDPVIGFDPSKVSGENINTTSSNVFDAAAGAMFFDGNPSHQFNPFVGVSAGHLTQPVDPFVTGANRKLPVRYLAHGGSRIKINDVFSLTPNGMYLRQGNAEEIVAGVYGSVLVNEDFDFLIGGNYRWNDSAIPFAGFHFRNFVLGLSYDVNASNLRRLVNGSNSFEISLSFISRKKKVYGEEYFICPRL comes from the coding sequence ATGAAGAATAAGAATATACTTGCTATTGCATTAATGGCGGCTGCAGCTTTCCTGCCGGGAATATCCAGGGCACAGGTTGACCCCCATTTTTCTCAGTACTATGCCTATCCGTTGTGGCTCAACCCTGCGTTGACAGGTGTGATCGACGGCGACTACAGAGCCAGCGCCAATTACCGTAACCAATGGGTGAATATTGGGCAACCTTTCTCTACTATGGGCTTCTCATTTGATGCAGCAGCTGCGAACAATGTAGGGATTGGTATCAATGTGACGAATATGAAGGCAGGTGATGCCGGTTACAATTACTTCAATGGTATGGCCAGCTTCTCCTACAGGGGCGTACGTTTCGGCGCTACTGGTACCAGCCAGCTGGTATTCGGTGTGCAGGCAGGTATGATCAACCGCCGTATTGATCCATCTAAATGGCAGTTGGGTAGCCAGTACGATCCTGTAATTGGATTCGACCCTTCCAAAGTCAGTGGAGAGAATATCAATACTACTTCCTCAAATGTATTTGATGCAGCAGCTGGTGCGATGTTCTTTGATGGTAATCCAAGTCATCAGTTTAACCCATTTGTAGGAGTGTCTGCGGGCCATCTTACACAGCCGGTAGATCCTTTCGTGACAGGAGCTAACAGGAAGCTGCCGGTTCGCTACCTCGCACATGGTGGTAGCCGTATCAAGATAAATGATGTGTTTAGCCTTACCCCAAATGGTATGTACCTGCGACAGGGTAATGCCGAAGAAATAGTAGCAGGTGTGTATGGATCCGTACTGGTAAATGAAGACTTCGATTTTCTCATAGGTGGTAACTACCGCTGGAATGATTCTGCTATTCCATTTGCCGGATTTCACTTCAGGAATTTTGTACTGGGCCTCAGTTATGATGTAAACGCCTCCAATCTGAGAAGACTGGTAAATGGCAGCAACAGTTTCGAAATCTCCCTGTCTTTCATCAGCCGCAAAAAGAAAGTGTATGGAGAGGAATACTTCATATGCCCACGGTTGTAA